Proteins from one Rosa chinensis cultivar Old Blush chromosome 7, RchiOBHm-V2, whole genome shotgun sequence genomic window:
- the LOC121050837 gene encoding rho GTPase-activating protein gacK-like has protein sequence MLGISNICKGYKSFLLKWNAQNKHSRSISESDDTSKEKDENDFIISYPSTPVGGLNHTHSIDDSLLMRRTLSRNKSSRRCKTPTPRSFSRSMSRSTTPNSLSSISSRRNPSEPDILASITRNLSREAEIAASISRNISRNMSSNKSSNLSRNASSRHPSESELPSPSPASPPPATPTPASPSPAASPSTARSPHTSKTTGTSETDPTTPLSRTPSRRSTTPIVFSQTTARRKPPPVEKKLEFTLEELCHGCVKKIQVTRDVINHAGIIVKEEEVLKINVQPGWRKGTKITFEGKGDEKPGYLPADIIFLIDEKRHHLFKRAGRDDLEIAVEIPLADALGGCSFPAPLLGGETMSLSFDEIIHHGYEKVIEGQGMPKLKEPTKRGDLRITCLVNFPQKLSDEQRAEAVSILQDCSYQ, from the exons ATGCTCGGAATATCGAATATTTGCAAGGGATACAAATCCTTTTTATTGAAATGGAACGCCCAAAACAAGCATTCTCGTTCGATTTCAGAAAGTGATGACACGTCCAAG GAGAAAGATGAGAATGATTTTATAATTAGTTATCCATCAACACCAGTAGGTGGTTTGAATCATACGCACAGCATTGATGATAGCTTACTCATGCGTCGAACTCTTTCGAGGAATAAAAGTAGCAGAAGATGCAAGACCCCTACGCCAAGGTCCTTCTCAAGAAGTATGAGCCGGAGCACCACCCCGAATTCATTATCGAGCATTTCAAGTCGTAGGAACCCCTCCGAGCCCGATATCCTTGCCTCTATAACAAGAAATCTGAGTCGGGAGGCCGAAATTGCTGCCTCTATATCAAGGAATATAAGTAGGAATATGAGCAGCAATAAAAGCAGCAATTTGAGCAGGAATGCGAGCAGCAGACACCCGTCTGAGTCGGAATTACCCTCTCCATCACCTGCATCTCCACCGCCCGCCACTCCAACGCCGGCCTCACCTTCACCTGCCGCCTCTCCATCTACCGCTCGATCGCCTCATACCAGTAAAACAACAGGCACATCTGAAACGGACCCTACCACACCTCTATCAAGAACTCCGAGCAGGAGGAGCACCACCCCCATTGTGTTCTCTCAGACAACTGCTAGAAGGAAACCTCCCCCGGTTGAGAAGAAGCTTGAATTCACACTCGAGGAGCTGTGTCATGGATGCGTGAAGAAGATCCAGGTTACTAGAGATGTCATAAACCATGCCGG GATTATTGTGAAAGAAGAGGAAGTACTGAAAATAAACGTGCAGCCAGGTTGGAGGAAAGGAACCAAGATTACATTCGAAGGGAAAGGGGATGAGAAACCAGGGTACCTTCCAGCCGATATCATCTTCTTGATAGATGAAAAGAGGCATCATTTGTTCAAAAGAGCAGGCCGGGACGATTTGGAAATCGCTGTTGAGATTCCACTGGCGGATGCATTGGGAGGCTGCTCGTTTCCAGCTCCTTTGTTAGGAGGTGAAACAATGAGTCTGTCATTCGACGAAATTATACATCATGGTTATGAAAAGGTCATTGAAGGACAAGGAATGCCAAAGCTTAAAGAACCAACAAAGAGAGGTGACCTCCGCATTACTTGTCTCGTTAATTTTCCCCAAAAATTGAGCGACGAGCAACGAGCAGAAGCTGTTTCAATTTTACAAGATTGTTCTTATCAGTAA
- the LOC112175146 gene encoding putative transferase At1g60990, chloroplastic isoform X1, whose protein sequence is MARVTCDCLLVNPWRLYSYHPHQSFAVPLVTLTQTKKQQKLTLFSSSKTRTRALPFDLSPPPIDHDLLDTVAATAGAKVSDDGIIETFDNDDQALDAVYNGVAVVDLSHFCRIRVSGEDRIQFLHNQSTANFECLDEGQGCDTVFVTPTARTIDIAHAWVMKNAVMLMVSPVSRSISEMLNKYIFFNDKVEIQDIAKQTCFFVLVGPKSNQLMEELNLGDLVGQPYGTHQHFSVNGMPVTVGVGNVISEKGFSLLMSPAAAGSVWKTILSQGATPMGSNAWEKLRILQGKPAPQKELTNEYNVLEAGLWNAISLSKGCYKGQETISRLITYDGVKQRLWGISLSAPAEPGSIITVGGKKVGKLTSCTSGRKESEYFGLGYIKRQNVSEGDTVMVGDAITGTVVEVPFLAGQRPPSRSSSS, encoded by the exons atggcAAGAGTAACATGTGATTGTCTCCTTGTTAATCCATGGCGTTTATACTCTTATCATCCCCACCAAAGCTTTGCGGTTCCCTTGGTCACTCTCACCCAGACGAAGAAGCAGCAGAAGCTCACactcttctcatcttccaaaacGAGGACCAGGGCTTTGCCATTCGACCTCTCCCCTCCTCCGATTGACCACGACCTCTTGGACACTGTGGCAGCAACTGCAGGAGCAAAAGTCTCAGATGATGGGATTATCGAAACCTTTGATAACGACGACCAGGCTTTAGATGCTGTCTATAATGGTGTTGCG GTTGTGGACCTTTCACATTTTTGCCGGATTAGAG TTAGCGGAGAAGACCGCATCCAGTTTCTTCACAACCAAAGCACGGCCAATTTTGAATGCCTTGATGAAGGACAG GGATGTGACACCGTTTTTGTTACACCAACAGCTCGGACAATAGATATCGCACATGCATGGGTCATG AAAAATGCAGTAATGTTAATGGTTTCACCTGTTTCCAGAAGTATCTCTGAAATGCTGAATAA GTACATATTTTTTAATGACAAGGTAGAGATTCAAGACATCGCTAAGCAAACTTGTTTCTTCGTTTTAGTGGGACCTAAAAGCAATCAA CTTATGGAGGAGTTAAACCTAGGTGATCTCGTTGGACAACCATATGGCACCCATCAGCATTTCAGT GTCAATGGGATGCCTGTAACTGTGGGAGTGGGCAATGTGATATCTGAAAAAGGCTTTTCACTTTTGATGTCACCAGCTGCCGCTGGATCAGTCTGGAAAACTATTCTATCACAAGGTGCAACTCCAATGGGCTCTAATGCATGGGAAAAACTAAGAATTCTCCAAG GAAAGCCAGCTCCTCAGAAGGAGCTTACTAATGAATATAATGTCCTGGAGGCTGGTCTCTGGAATGCGATCTCCTTAAGCAAAG GGTGCTATAAGGGACAAGAGACTATATCGAGATTGATAACGTATGATGGAGTCAAGCAAAGACTTTGGGGAATCTCTCTATCAGCGCCAGCAGAACCTGGCAGCATCATTACAGTTGGTGGGAAAAAG GTTGGAAAGCTAACAAGTTGCACATCTGGAAGAAAGGAAAGTGAGTATTTTGGTTTAGGCTATATCAAGAGGCAAAATGTTTCAGAAGGAGACACGGTAATGGTTGGAGATGCTATTACTGGTACAGTGGTAGAAGTACCTTTTCTTGCTGGGCAACGGCCACCATCGAGAAGCTCAAGCTCCTGA
- the LOC112175146 gene encoding putative transferase At1g60990, chloroplastic isoform X2, protein MARVTCDCLLVNPWRLYSYHPHQSFAVPLVTLTQTKKQQKLTLFSSSKTRTRALPFDLSPPPIDHDLLDTVAATAGAKVSDDGIIETFDNDDQALDAVYNGVAVVDLSHFCRIRVSGEDRIQFLHNQSTANFECLDEGQLMEELNLGDLVGQPYGTHQHFSVNGMPVTVGVGNVISEKGFSLLMSPAAAGSVWKTILSQGATPMGSNAWEKLRILQGKPAPQKELTNEYNVLEAGLWNAISLSKGCYKGQETISRLITYDGVKQRLWGISLSAPAEPGSIITVGGKKVGKLTSCTSGRKESEYFGLGYIKRQNVSEGDTVMVGDAITGTVVEVPFLAGQRPPSRSSSS, encoded by the exons atggcAAGAGTAACATGTGATTGTCTCCTTGTTAATCCATGGCGTTTATACTCTTATCATCCCCACCAAAGCTTTGCGGTTCCCTTGGTCACTCTCACCCAGACGAAGAAGCAGCAGAAGCTCACactcttctcatcttccaaaacGAGGACCAGGGCTTTGCCATTCGACCTCTCCCCTCCTCCGATTGACCACGACCTCTTGGACACTGTGGCAGCAACTGCAGGAGCAAAAGTCTCAGATGATGGGATTATCGAAACCTTTGATAACGACGACCAGGCTTTAGATGCTGTCTATAATGGTGTTGCG GTTGTGGACCTTTCACATTTTTGCCGGATTAGAG TTAGCGGAGAAGACCGCATCCAGTTTCTTCACAACCAAAGCACGGCCAATTTTGAATGCCTTGATGAAGGACAG CTTATGGAGGAGTTAAACCTAGGTGATCTCGTTGGACAACCATATGGCACCCATCAGCATTTCAGT GTCAATGGGATGCCTGTAACTGTGGGAGTGGGCAATGTGATATCTGAAAAAGGCTTTTCACTTTTGATGTCACCAGCTGCCGCTGGATCAGTCTGGAAAACTATTCTATCACAAGGTGCAACTCCAATGGGCTCTAATGCATGGGAAAAACTAAGAATTCTCCAAG GAAAGCCAGCTCCTCAGAAGGAGCTTACTAATGAATATAATGTCCTGGAGGCTGGTCTCTGGAATGCGATCTCCTTAAGCAAAG GGTGCTATAAGGGACAAGAGACTATATCGAGATTGATAACGTATGATGGAGTCAAGCAAAGACTTTGGGGAATCTCTCTATCAGCGCCAGCAGAACCTGGCAGCATCATTACAGTTGGTGGGAAAAAG GTTGGAAAGCTAACAAGTTGCACATCTGGAAGAAAGGAAAGTGAGTATTTTGGTTTAGGCTATATCAAGAGGCAAAATGTTTCAGAAGGAGACACGGTAATGGTTGGAGATGCTATTACTGGTACAGTGGTAGAAGTACCTTTTCTTGCTGGGCAACGGCCACCATCGAGAAGCTCAAGCTCCTGA
- the LOC112176246 gene encoding putative pentatricopeptide repeat-containing protein At1g77010, mitochondrial: MNLELHSLVSILHSCNTHLSLSLGKQLHLVFLKKGLINSTVTFGNRLLQMYVKCGSMNDTLNLFDEMPHRNGFSWNTLIQGCMKSGDHEKSLKLFDSMAHKDDFTWSLLVSGFAKAGKLELARALFDDMPRRNWLAWNSMINGYAKKGLSRDALRLFKDLSLDPLEVSLSHEKKFIFATVVGACADLVALGCGKQIHARIVTDQVEFDSVLASSLVNFYGKCGDLDSASQVLKLIKEPDDYSLSAMISGFANCGRMNDARRVFDTKSNPDVVLWNSLISGFVISNETIGGALLLFKEMLTNGVRGNSFTLASVLGAISVSGILKHAQQMHTFACKLGLLGNVIAASAMLDAFSKCGSPDDACRLFSELKVFDTILLNSMITVYSNCGRVEDAKQIFMAMPSKSIISWNSMMVGLSQNGCPIEALDLFRQINVLDLRMDKFSLASVLSSCASISSLEYGEQVFARATIIGLEDNEIVSNSLVDFYCKCGLVKNARKLFDRMVKSNEVAWNSMLIGYATNGHGSEALALFDEMRLSDVKPNEITFTGVLSACDHCGLVEEGRKWFSKMNQDYGIDPHIEHYACTIDLFSRAGCLEEAISLVEAMPFKLDASILSSVLRGCVSHGHKDLAKKMAERIIELDPENSGAYVQLSNALAGVNEWEGSAQIRQIMRDKSIPKNPAFSWFDR; the protein is encoded by the coding sequence ATGAATCTTGAACTGCATTCTTTAGTTAGCATACTTCATTCCTGCAACACCCACCTTTCTCTATCCTTAGGAAAGCAGCTCCACCTTGTTTTTCTCAAGAAGGGTCTCATCAACTCCACTGTTACATTCGGAAACCGGCTTCTGCAGATGTATGTTAAATGCGGCAGCATGAATGATACCCTCAacttgtttgatgaaatgccccACAGAAATGGCTTCTCTTGGAACACATTGATCCAAGGTTGTATGAAATCCGGGGACCATGAGAAGTCTTTGAAGTTGTTCGATTCGATGGCTCATAAGGATGACTTTACCTGGAGCTTGCTTGTTTCAGGGTTTGCAAAAGCCGGTAAGCTAGAGCTTGCTCGTGCTTTGTTTGATGACATGCCTAGGAGAAATTGGCTTGCTTGGAATTCTATGATCAATGGCTATGCCAAAAAGGGGCTCTCTAGAGATGCTTTGAGGCTTTTTAAGGATTTGAGTTTGGACCCATTGGAGGTATCACTATCACATGAAAAGAAATTTATATTCGCTACGGTTGTTGGAGCTTGTGCTGATTTGGTTGCCCTTGGTTGTGGCAAGCAAATTCATGCGCGCATTGTGACTGATCAAGTGGAATTTGACTCTGTTTTGGCTAGTTCCTTGGTTAATTTTTATGGCAAGTGTGGTGATTTGGATAGTGCAAGTCAAGTTTTGAAGTTGATCAAGGAGCCAGATGACTACTCTCTCTCAGCAATGATTTCAGGTTTTGCAAACTGTGGTAGAATGAACGATGCAAGAAGAGTTTTTGATACTAAAAGCAATCCAGATGTTGTGTTATGGAATTCATTGATATCTGGATTTGTCATTAGTAACGAAACCATTGGAGGAGCATTACTTCTTTTCAAGGAAATGCTGACTAATGGTGTTCGTGGGAATTCTTTTACGCTGGCAAGTGTTTTGGGTGCCATTAGTGTCTCAGGCATCCTTAAACATGCTCAACAAATGCACACATTTGCCTGCAAACTTGGGCTGCTGGGTAATGTTATTGCTGCTAGTGCTATGCTTGATGCATTCTCCAAGTGTGGAAGCCCTGATGATGCTTGCAGATTGTTTAGTGAACTCAAAGTCTTTGACACTATATTGCTTAATTCGATGATCACTGTGTATTCCAATTGTGGAAGAGTCGAAGATGCAAAACAGATTTTTATGGCCATGCCAAGTAAAAGCATAATATCATGGAATTCGATGATGGTTGGCCTTAGTCAAAACGGTTGTCCAATTGAAGCATTAGATCTTTTCAGACAAATCAATGTGCTGGACTTGAGAATGGACAAGTTTAGCCTGGCTAGTGTGCTAAGTTCATGTGCTAGTATTTCCTCACTTGAATATGGTGAACAGGTTTTTGCCAGAGCTACCATCATTGGGCTTGAGGACAATGAAATTGTCTCCAACTCACTTGTTGATTTCTATTGCAAGTGTGGTCTTGTTAAAAATGCACGAAAGCTGTTTGACAGGATGGTGAAGTCTAATGAAGTGGCTTGGAATTCTATGCTAATTGGATATGCAACAAACGGTCATGGAAGTGAAGCACTGGCTCTTTTCGATGAAATGAGGCTTTCTGATGTGAAACCCAATGAAATTACATTTACAGGGGTTTTGTCTGCCTGTGATCATTGTGGGTTGGTCGAAGAGGGAAGAAAATGGTTTTCTAAGATGAACCAGGACTATGGTATTGATCCACATATTGAACACTATGCTTGCACGATTGATCTTTTTTCCCGAGCTGGTTGCCTTGAGGAAGCAATTAGTCTAGTCGAAGCAATGCCCTTTAAATTAGACGCCAGCATATTGTCATCAGTCTTGAGGGGTTGTGTGTCTCATGGACACAAGGATCTTGCGAAGAAAATGGCGGAGCGAATCATTGAGCTTGATCCTGAGAATTCAGGTGCTTATGTACAGCTTTCTAATGCACTTGCAGGTGTCAATGAGTGGGAAGGATCTGCACAGATTAGACAAATTATGAGAGATAAGAGCATACCAAAAAATCCTGCTTTCAGCTGGTTTGATCGTTGA
- the LOC112178653 gene encoding uncharacterized protein LOC112178653, with the protein MEAYSESSPKMRIDHATKQGSEQEQTHLPGLELEPEPSGHNHHRFHSMNALEILRETVRILRFNSWGFLAIATLLICPVSAAVLLSNMLVDHSLVKRLTVRMLLIAKSSGLPLRPFISHSCQKFAETAISSAMCFPLYLTLSLLSKAALVYSVYWSYSLKKFDASKFYLIMCKIWRRLVSTYVWMCMVVVGCLALFLIVLLAVCNTCSIFGLSPQLIIYAAMVVGLIFSVVFANAIIICNIAIVICVLEDVSGPEALVQSGALIRGQTQVGLLIFLGSTFGMAFVEGLFEHRVKTLSYGDGSSRIWEGPLLVVMYSFVVLIDSMMSAVFYFSCRSFRMETSLEGESHSILETITFSAESVGIQ; encoded by the coding sequence atgGAAGCGTATAGTGAAAGTTCCCCAAAAATGAGAATAGATCATGCCACTAAACAAGGATCCGAACAAGAACAAACCCATTTGCCAGGATTGGAGTTAGAACCTGAGCCATCTGGTCACAATCATCATAGGTTCCACTCAATGAACGCCCTAGAAATCTTGAGGGAAACGGTACGGATTCTCCGCTTCAATTCCTGGGGTTTTTTGGCTATTGCTACCTTGTTAATCTGCCCCGTGTCTGCCGCCGTGCTTTTGTCGAATATGCTAGTTGATCACTCACTTGTAAAGAGACTAACTGTTAGGATGTTACTAATTGCCAAGTCCAGTGGACTCCCCTTGAGGCCTTTCATCAGCCACTCGTGCCAGAAGTTTGCTGAGACGGCTATCTCCTCCGCTATGTGCTTTCCTTTGTACCTCACATTGTCCTTGTTGTCGAAAGCCGCGCTTGTTTACTCTGTGTATTGGAGTTATTCCCTCAAGAAGTTTGATGCGTCCAAGTTTTACTTGATTATGTGCAAAATCTGGAGGCGGCTTGTTTCTACGTACGTGTGGATGTGTATGGTGGTTGTTGGTTGCCTCGCCTTGTTTTTGATTGTCCTTCTTGCAGTGTGCAACACATGTTCTATATTTGGGCTGTCGCCTCAGCTTATCATATATGCCGCAATGGTGGTTGGGCTTATCTTCTCGGTTGTTTTTGCTAATGCTATTATTATTTGCAACATTGCAATTGTGATATGTGTTTTGGAGGATGTCTCGGGACCAGAGGCATTGGTTCAGTCTGGGGCTTTGATCAGGGGCCAGACTCAGGTGGGTCTGCTCATATTTCTTGGATCCACATTTGGAATGGCTTTTGTTGAGGGCTTGTTTGAGCATAGAGTGAAGACGTTGAGCTATGGCGATGGGTCTTCTCGCATATGGGAAGGGCCTCTTTTGGTGGTTATGTATTCATTTGTAGTGCTTATCGACTCTATGATGAGTGCTGTTTTCTACTTCAGTTGCAGATCTTTTAGGATGGAAACATCTTTAGAAGGTGAATCTCATTCAATTTTGGAAACGATAACCTTTTCTGCTGAATCAGTCGGTATTCAATGA